One window of the Nicotiana tabacum cultivar K326 chromosome 4, ASM71507v2, whole genome shotgun sequence genome contains the following:
- the LOC107804567 gene encoding protein CHUP1, chloroplastic-like, translating to MVRDNRNVRPVLLKIGVVLVLSLGGVIYTIFRTKRIKPSNSFPPPCSAGGENGELTNDDRASHATPRSPSSRKSVSTVSDKHEGLHIAKLIIENSSGVSSSSGIFSNDRDRLFLLPEFNELVKEHRLSTSKSDIETLMQDSPREYRIVEMVNHEQEIKSLKNIVKTLEERERTLEIQLLEYYGLKEQETAIMELQNQLKINNMEAKLFGLKIESLSADKMRLEAQVADYAKVVSELDAAKVKIKQLKKKLRSEADHSKEQILTLQEKVMKLHDEEKKAVEAESDVQLKLRKLKDLENQADELKKSNHSLRKENSELAHRLESVQIIAASVLEDEETEALKEETLRLRKQNEDLAKEVERLQADRCNDAEELVYLRWINACLRYELRNLQPVAGKTIARDLSKTLSPKSEEKAKQLILEYANKESQGEREINVNDFDSDWSSSRTSFLTDSGEFDDTSTDNLSPRKTSGKKKVFSKLMRLLRGKDRRLSRSSSMDMVHNVEDNVARHSSYSPGYSSGSSKQFLELHSASQSSRSDKGENNNYSIDSTRNSDGGSSSGSGRLDYISNRLTDSPQENITKNESEKVQKTDLVKYAEVLKGSRSKAGFCRRSASVSSF from the exons GCag GTGGTGAAAATGGTGAGCTCACAAATGATGATCGCGCCTCCCATGCAACTCCAAGATCACCTTCCTCCCGCAAATCAGTTTCTACTGTGTCAGACAAGCAC GAGGGCCTCCATATCGCTAAACTCATTATTGAGAATTCTTCGGGTGTTTCATCTAGCAGTGGTATATTCAGCAACGATAGAGATCGATTATTTCTCCTGCCAGAGTTCAATGAACTTGTAAAGGAACACCGTTTATCTACCTCAAAGAGCGACATTGAAACACTGATGCAAGATTCACCCAGAGAATATAGAATTGTTGAAATGGTTAACCATGAGCAAGAGATTAAGAGCCTGAAAAATATTGTTAAAACTCTCGAAGAGAGGGAGAGGACTCTAGAAATCCAATTGCTCGAGTATTATGGTCTTAAGGAGCAAGAAACTGCTATCATGGAGCttcaaaatcaactaaaaatAAACAATATGGAGGCCAAGCTTTTTGGTCTCAAGATTGAGTCATTGAGCGCAGATAAGATGAGGTTAGAGGCTCAAGTGGCCGATTATGCAAAAGTTGTTTCTGAGCTCGATGCTGCAAAAGTCAAGATAAAGCAACTCAAAAAGAAATTGAGATCAGAAGCTGATCACAGTAAGGAACAGATTTTAACCCTTCAAGAAAAAGTTATGAAGTTGCACGACGAGGAAAAGAAGGCTGTTGAAGCTGAATCCGATGTTCAGTTAAAGCTCCGAAAACTGAAGGATTTGGAGAATCAGGCTGATGAGTTGAAGAAATCTAATCAcagtttaagaaaagaaaattcaGAACTGGCTCATAGATTAGAATCTGTTCAGATCATTGCTGCTTCTGTGTTGGAAGATGAAGAA ACAGAAGCACTGAAGGAAGAAACTCTACGGTTGAGAAAGCAAAATGAAGATTTAGCGAAGGAAGTTGAGCGGCTTCAAGCAGATCGGTGCAATGATGCTGAGGAACTAGTCTATCTCCGATGGATAAACGCTTGCTTGCGGTACGAGCTGAGGAACTTACAGCCTGTTGCAGGAAAAACAATCGCAAGAGACCTCAGTAAAACATTGAGCCCCAAGTCGGAGGAGAAAGCTAAGCAACTAATTCTTGAATATGCAAATAAAGAAAGTCAGGGGGAAAGGGAAATTAATGTTAATGATTTCGATTCTGATTGGTCATCCTCTCGAACATCCTTTCTTACAGACTCTGGTGAATTTGATGACACTTCTACTGATAATTTATCACCCCGTAAGACTTCAGGCAAAAAGAAGGTGTTTAGTAAGCTTATGAGATTACTGCGGGGAAAGGATAGACGTCTTAGTCGGAGTTCTTCCATGGACATGGTGCACAATGTTGAAGATAATGTGGCAAGACATTCTAGTTATTCTCCAGGGTACAGTTCTGGTTCATCCAAACAATTTCTGGAGTTACATTCGGCGTCTCAAAGTTCAAGGAGCGACAAAGGAGAAAATAACAACTATTCGATAGATAGTACGAGAAATAGTGATGGGGGTTCGTCGTCAGGTTCAGGAAGATTGGATTATATCTCAAATCGTCTGACTGATTCACCTCAAGAAAATATAACTAAAAATGAGTCAGAAAAAGTCCAGAAAACCGACTTAGTGAAATATGCAGAAGTGTTAAAAGGGTCTCGTTCTAAAGCTGGATTTTGCAGGAGATCAGCATCTGTTAGTTCCTTCTAA